Within Fusobacterium periodonticum ATCC 33693, the genomic segment GGGCTTGAAAAATCTCTATTGGATACAGAGATAGAAAAATTGGCAGTTGGTATTGATATTAGAACTTTCAAAAATACAAAAGATTTCTTTAAGTTTATAAACTTTATTAAAGAATCAGGTGTAAAAATGGATATTATATTTATTGAAGCACATGAAGCAATTATTCTTGGAAGATACACTTTGAGTCGTAGAGCTCACCCTTTGAAAGAACTAACATTATTAAGAAGTATATTAAAGGAGAAAAAAATACTATTTCCTATAAGAGAAATAGCTGATTTAATAATAGATACAACTGAAATTAAAAATGTAGAATTAGAAAAAAGGTTTAAAAAATTTTTATCAGGAAAAGATGAATTAAATATAGATATAAATATGAATATACATATTCAGTCCTTTGGTTATAAATATGGTATTCCTACAGATAGTGATTTGATGTTTGATGTTAGATTTATTCCTAATCCTTATTATATTGAAAAATTAAGAGATATGAATGGTTATGATGAAGAAGTTAAGGACTATGTCTTATCACAAAAAGAAAGTAAAGATTTCTATTCCAAATTACTACCACTTATAGAATTTTTAATTCCACAATATATAAAAGAAGGAAAAAAACACTTAACAATTTCTATAGGTTGCAGTGGTGGACAGCATAGATCTGTAACTTTTGTTAATAAATTAGCTGAAGATTTAAAAGATAGTAAAGTATTAAGTCACATAAATATTTATGCTAGTCATAGGGAGAAAGAACTTGGACATTGGTAAACTTAATATTCCAGAATCACCTGGAGTATACTTGATGAAAAAAAATAATAAGGTTATCTATGTAGGAAAGGCAAAAAACCTTAAAAATAGAGTTAGTTCATATTTTAACAGAGTTCATGAAAGTGAAAAAACTAATGAACTTGTTAAAAATATTGAAGATATAGAGTTCTTTCTTACAAATACAGAAATAGATGCCTTACTTTTAGAAAATAATTTAATAAAAAAATATTCACCAAAATATAATATACTTTTAAAAGATGAAAAAACTTACCCCTTTATCAAAATAAGTAAGGAAGATTTTCCTAGTATTAAAATTGTTAGAACAACAAAGGCATTAGATATTAAAACAGGAGAGTATTTTGGACCTTATCCCTATGGAGCTTGGAGATTGAAGGCTGTTCTTATGAAGCTATTTAAAATAAGGGATTGTAATAGAGATATGAAGAAAAAATCTCAAAGACCTTGTTTAAAATACTATATGAAAAGCTGTACAGGTCCCTGTGTATATAAGGATATAAAAGAAGATTACAATAAAGATATTGAAAGTCTAAAACAAGTATTAAAGGGTAATAGTTCAAAATTAATTAATGACTTAAGTATTCTTATGAATAAGTCAGCTGAAGAAATGGATTTTGAAAAATCAATAATCTATAGAGAACAGATAAAAGAATTAAAAAATATTGCTAACTCACAAATAATACAATATGAAAGAGAACTTGATGAGGATATCTTTGTATTTAAAACAATTTTGGATAAAGCTTTTATCTGTGTTTTAAATATGAGAGATGGTAAAATCTTAGGAAAAACTTCAACTTCTCTAGATTTAAAAAATAAAATTACAGATAATATCTTTGAAGCGATATTTATGTCTTACTATTCAAAACATATTTTACCAAAAAGCTTGGTTTTAGATGCTGAATATGAAAATGAATTAGCTATTGTTGTTAAAGCATTATCTATTGAAGATTCTAAGAAAAAAGAATTTCATTTTCCTAAGATCAAAAGTAGAAGAAAAGATTTGCTTGACATGGCATATAAAAATTTAGAAAGAGATATAGAAAATTATTTTTCTAAAAAAGATACTATTGAAAAGGGAATTAAAGATTTACATGATATATTGGACTTAAAAAGATTTCCTAGAAAAATTGAATGTTTTGATATCTCAAACATTCAGGGTAAGGATGCTGTTGCTTCAATGAGTGTTTCTATTGAAGGTAGAGCAGCTAAAAAAGAATATAGGAAATTTAAAATTAGATGCAAGGATACCCCTGATGACTTCTCTATGATGAGAGAAGTTATAGAAAGAAGGTATTCTAAACTAGCTGATATAGATTTTCCAGATGTAATATTAATTGATGGTGGTCTTGGACAGATAAATGCTGCAGCTGAAATTTTAAAAAAATTAGGAAAATTACATTTAAGTGAACTCTTAAGCTTAGCTGAAAGAAATGAAGAAATATATAAGTATGGAGAATCTGAGCCTTATGTTTTAAGTAAGGATATGGAGGCTTTAAAAATATTTCAAAGAGTTAGAGATGAGGCACATAGATTTGGAGTAACTTATCATAGAAAATTAAGGAGTAAGAGAATAATCTCTTCTGAATTAGATAAAATTGAAGGTATTGGCGAAGTTAGAAGAAAAAAATTACTTACAAAATTTGGCTCTGTTACTGCTATAAAAAGAGCAAGTATTGAAGAACTAAAAGAAATCGTCCCTGAAAAAGTTGCTTTAGAAATAAAAAATCATATAAAATAAATAAGGTATAGAAATTTTAAAATAAAAATTATATAATGTGTTTAGTTTATTTTTTGGAGGTATATATGATAGTTGCATTTTACATGATAATAGCATTCCTAATTTTTACATTTTTTACTTACATATATATCAAAAAACTAGTAAATCATTATATTAATGAAGAGTTAAAAATTGTTTCAGGCTTGAATAATAAAGAAAGATTAAATGATCTTCCTGATAATATAAAAACTGAATATACTCAAACTTTAGAAAAAATTATTAAACAAGAAAATGAGTTAAATAACTCTATAGATGAGTTGAGAGTATATAGAAATGAACTAGATGTTACATACAATACTTTGGTTTCTAAGTCTTCTCAACTTGAATATACAAATAGTCTCTTAGAGAAAAGAGTAAGAAATTTATCAAATCTTAATCATATTTCAAGAGTTGCTCTTTCTATGTTCAATATAGATAAAATTGTTGAAACTCTAGCTGATGCTTACTTTGTATTAACTGCAACAAGTAGAATTTCAATCTATCTTTGGGAAGGTGAAAGTTTAGTCAATAAAAAAATAAAGGGTAGTATAGATTATACTGAGTCTATATCATATCCCATGAATCTTTTAACAAAATTTACAAATGAAGATTTTAGTAAAATTTATTCTGATTTATCAAGAAAAATTACCATTTTAAATGATGAAAAAGTTATTATTACACCATTAAAAGTTAAAGAAAGACAATTAGGAGTAATATTTTTAGTCCAAAATAAAGATCAGTTACTAGAAATAAATAATGAAATGGTATCTGCTTTAGGGATACAGGCTTCTATTGCTATTGATAATGCAATGAGTTATGCTGAACTTTTAGAGAAAGAAAGAATCTCTCAAGAGTTAGAATTGGCATCTTCTATCCAAAAACAAATACTTCCAAAAGATTTTGAAAGAATAAGAGGTATAGATATGGCAACATATTTTTCTCCAGCTAAAGAAATTGGTGGAGATTACTATGACCTTGCTTTAAAAGATAATATTTTATCTATTACCATAGCTGATGTAAGTGGTAAAGGGGTTCCTGCTTCTTTTCTTATGGCTTTATCAAGATCTATGTTAAAAACTATAAATTATGTTTCTAATTTCAGTCCTGCTGAAGAGCTTAATTTATTTAATAAAATAGTTTATCCTGACATAACTGAGGATATGTTTATAACAGTTATGAATACAGAACTTAACTTAAATTCCTCTATATTTACTTATTCAAGTGCTGGTCATAGCCCTTTAGTTATATATAGAAAAGAGAGTGATAGTGTTGAACTATATGGAACAAAAGGAGTGGCTGTTGGTTTCATTGAAAACTATTCCTATAAAGAAAGTAGTTTTGAACTTAAAAATGGTGATATAGTAATATTTTACACTGATGGTATTATAGAATGTGAAAATAAAAAAAGAGAATTATTTGGAATTGAAAGACTTTTAGATGTAGTATATAAAAATAAAAATCTTTCTTCTAAAGAAATAAAAAGAAAAATACTTGAAGCTATTGAAGATTTCAGAAAAGATTATGAACAAAATGATGATATAACTTTTGTTATATTAAAATCAGTCAAAAAATAGATAAGGAGTTGATTATGAGTAATAATAATAGACCATCCATTGGAGGACAAGCTGTTATTGAAGGGGTTATGATGAGAGGAACAGATTGCCTTGCAACAGCTGTTAGAAGACCTAGTGGAGAAATTGTATACAAAAAAACTAAAATTATTGGCAAGAATAGCAATTTTGCTAAAAAACCTTTTATAAGAGGAGTTTTAATGTTATTTGAATCTCTTGTAATAGGAGTAAAGGAACTTACTTTTTCTGCTAATCAAGCAGGAGAAGAAGATGAAAAATTAAGTCATAAAGAAGCAGTATTTACAACTTTATTTTCATTAGCATTAGGAATAGGAATTTTTATAGTTCTGCCTTCCCTAGTTGGAGGTTTTGCATTTCCAGAAAATAAAATGTATGCAAATTTAACTGAAGCTATATTGAGACTTATTATTTTTATAGGTTATATTTGGGGAATTTCTTTTTCAAAAGAAGTTGGAAGAGTTTTTGAATATCATGGAGCTGAACATAAGTCTATATATACTTATGAAAATGGTCTTGAACTTACTCCAGAAAATGCAAAAAAATTTACAACATTACATCCAAGATGTGGAACAAGTTTTTTATTCATTGTAATGTTTATTGCAATAATTGTATTTTCTGTAATAGACTATGCCCTACCTATCCCAACAAATTTATTTAGTAAATTTTTGCTAAAAGTAGTAGTTAGAATTGTCCTTATGCCAGTAATAGCAAGTTTATCATATGAATTACAAAAATATAGTAGTTGTCATTTAAATAATCCATTGATAAAACTAATTTCATTACCAGGACTCGCTTTACAAAAGATTACAACTAGAGAACCTGATTTAGATGAGTTAGAAGTTGCAATAGTTGCAATTAAAGCATCTCTTGGAGAAGAAGTAAATAATGCAACAGAAGTGTTTGAATAATTATACAGGATAGGAGAGAACAGATGAAACTTAAAAATGAAATTGAATATGTTTTTAGAATTTTAAATTATCTATCTTTACAAGATAAGGATAGAATAGTAACATCAACAGAGATCGCAGAAAATGAAAACATTCCTCATCTATTTAGCATTAGAGTTTTAAAAAAGATGGAGAAAAAAGGACTTTTAAAAATATTTAAAGGTGCTAATGGTGGTTACAAATTAAATAAAGATCCAAAGGATATAACTTTAAGGGACGCAGTTGAAACTATTGAAGATGAAATAATAATAAAAGATAGAAGCTGTGTTGTTGGACAAACTAGTTGTTCTGTTATTTTCTCAGCTTTAGAAGAAGTTGAAAATAACTTCCTAAATAACTTAGATAAAGTTAACTTTAAAGAATTAACTTGTCCTCATGTAGATTTAAAAATTGATGATGAAATAAAATAGGGAGCATATAGCTCCCATTTTTTATTAAATGTGTTAGAACACTCATGGCTCTAGCACTTGTTAGGGTGTTAGACGTGAGTAGTTCACTCAGCATACATTTCTTCTAATCTAGCTTGAATAGTTTCATCTTCTAGATATTCATCATATGTTGTTACTTTATCAACAATACCTTTTGGTGTTATTTCAATAATTCTATTTGCAACTGTTTGTATAAACTCATGGTCATGAGCCCCAAATAAAATTGTTCCTTTAAATTTAATTAAGGCCTTATTTAAAGATGTAATTGATTCCAAGTCTAAGTGGTTACTTGGGTTATCAAATAAAAGAACATTAGCCCCTGAAAGCATTAATTTAGACAACATACATCTAACTTTTTCTCCTCCAGATAAAACAGAAACTTTCTTTAATGTTTCATCTCCTGAGAATAACATTCTTCCTAAGAATCCTCTGATGAATGCTTCGTGTTCATCAGGTGAATATGGTCTTAACCACTCTATTAAATTTACATCTGTATTATTAAAATATTGACTGTTATCTCTTGGCATATATGCTTGACTAGTTGTAACTCCCCAAGTATAAGATCCTGAGTCAGGTTCAATTTCTCCAGCTAAAATTGATAGTAAGGTTGTTTTAACTAAATCATTCTTAGCTAAGAAAACAACCTTGTCTCCTGTTTCTATTGTAAAAGAAACATTATCTAAAACTTTTACTCCTTCAATAGTTTTTGAAAGATTTTCAACTTTTAATAGATTGTTTCCTGCTTCTCTTTCAGGTTTAAATTCAACAAATGGATATTTTCTGTTAGACATTTGCATATCTTCAAGTTGTAATTTTTCTAATTGTTTCTTTCTTGAAGTTGCTTGCTTAGACTTAGAAGCATTAGCACTGAATCTAGCAATAAATTCTTGTAATTCTTGTCTCTTTTGTTCTAACTTTTTATTCTTATTGTTGATTAAAGTTTTCATAAGTTCATTTGATTCATACCAGAAATCATAGTTTCCAACATACATTTTAATTTTACCATAATCTATATCTGTGATATGAGTACAAACTTTATTTAAAAAGTGTCTATCATGCGATACAACAATAACTGTTGAATTTTCAAGTCCCATAATAAAGTTTTCTAACCAACTTATTGCTTTTACATCAAGTCCGTTAGTAGGCTCGTCTAAAAGTAAAACATCTGGTTCACCAAAAAGTGCTTGTGCAAGTAAAACTTTTACTTTTTCAGGCTCAGTTAATTCTTTCATCAGTTTGTGATGTAAGTCTGCTCCAATTTTAAGTCCCATAAGTAGAGTTTCTGCTTCTGTTTCTGCATCCCAACCATTAAGTTCAGCGAATTCTCCTTCAAGTTCTGCAGCTCTTAATCCATCTTCATCAGTAAAATCTGTCTTTGCATAGATGGCATTTTTTTCTACCATGATATCCCATAACTTTTTATTTCCCATAAGAACAACATTTAAAACTTCTTCTTCTTCATATTGGAAGTGGTCTTGTTTTAAAACAGACATTCTTTTATTTTTATCAAATATAACTTCTCCCTCAGTTGCTTCCAATTCCCCTGAAAGAATTTTTACAAATGTTGATTTCCCTGCTCCATTAGCTCCTATAACTCCATAACAATTTCCAGGAGTAAATTTTAAATTTACATCTTCAAATAATTTTCTACCAGAAAATCTCATTCCAAGACTCGCTGTTGCTATCATTTTTTAACCTCCCTAATTTTTTCATTCGTTATATATTATATCATAGCTAATCTTTTATTACTATTTTAATTTAAAATAAATATTAAATTATTTTAATATTAAAAATATTATATTTATTGATTTTTATAATATATTTATTTTTTACTTTAATGTACATTAACTATACAAAACCAATATTATATGATAAAATAAAGCAAATATAAAACCATTGAATAGAAAAGAGGTTGAGTTATGAAAAAAATTTTAGTTATGGGAGGTAATCAGTTTGTTGGAAAAGAAGTAGCAAAAAAACTCTTAGAAAAGAATTATAAAGTTTATGTTTTAAATAGAGGTATTAGGAGAAATTTAGATGAAGTAATTTTCTTAAAAGCAGATAGAAAAAATATACCTGAAATGAAAAACATCTTAAAAAATATAGAAGTAGATGTCATTATTGATATCTCAGCATACACAGAGGAACAAGTTGAAATTTTACAAAGAATTATGAAAAATAAATTTAAACAATATATTTTAATAAGTAGTGCTTCTGTTTATACAGATATTACAGAAAGTCCTGCCAAAGAAGATAGCCCAACTGGAGAAAATTTAGCTTGGGGTGACTATGCAAAAAATAAATATTTAGCTGAGAAAAGAACTATTGAAAACTCAGAGCTATACAATTTTAAATACACTATATTTCGTCCTTTTTACATATATGGAGTTGGAAATAACTTAGACAGAGAAAATTATTTTTTTTCAAGAATAAAATATAATCTACCTATCTATATTCCAAATAAAGGAAATAATATAGTTCAATTTGGCTATATTGAAGATCTTGCTTCTGCTATAGAACTAGCTGTAGAAAATTCTGATTTCTATGGACAAATCTTTAATATATCAGGTGATGAATATGTTGCTATAACTGAGTTTGCTGAAATCTGTGGAAAAATTATGAATAAAAAATCTATAATTAAACATATTGACACAGAAGAAAAAAAATAAAAGCGAGAGATTGGTTCCCTTTTAGAGAAGTAAATTTATTTGGTGATATTTCTAAAATTGAAAATACAGGATTTAGAAATAAATATTCTTTAATAAAAGGACTAGAAAAAACTTATAAATATAATGAAGAACATGATTTAATAGTTGAACCTAATTTAAATAAAATTGAAAAAGAAAATTAATTTTTATTTTCAAAGAAATTGATGTATAATATAATGGCGTAAAAAAATAAATAGGAGATGGTTAATATGAATTTAGTATTATTTGGAGCACCTGGTGCTGGAAAAGGTACACAAGCAAAATTTATTGTAGATAAATATGGAATCCCTCAAATTTCAACAGGAGACATATTAAGAGTTGCTGTTGCTAATCAAACAAAATTAGGACTTGAAGCCAAAAAATTTATGGATGCTGGACAATTAGTTCCTGATGAAGTTGTTAATGGTTTAGTTGAAGAAAGATTAGCTGAGAAAGATTGTGAAAAAGGGTTTATAATGGATGGTTTCCCAAGAACTGTTGTTCAAGCAAAAGCCTTAGATGAAATTTTAACAAGATTAGGAAAACAAATAGAAAAAGTTATTGCTTTAAATGTTCCTGATGCTGATATTATAGAAAGAATCACTGGAAGAAGAACTTCAAAAGTAACTGGTAAAATTTATCATATTAAATTTAACCCTCCAGTTGATGAAAAAGAAGAAGATTTAGTTCAAAGAGCAGATGATACTGAAGAAGTTGTTGTAAAAAGATTAGAAACATATCATAATCAAACTGCCCCTGTTTTAGATTACTACAAAGGACAAAATAAAGTAACTGAAATTGATGGAACAAAAAAATTAGAAGATATCACTCAAGATATTTATAAAATTTTAGGATAGTTAATAAAAAGAACCTATTTAAAAGAAAGGGTATAAATGAGACTAATTAAAACATTGGATGAAATTAAAGGAATAAGAAAAGCTAATCAAATCATAGCTAAAATTTATACTGATATCATTCCTCCATATTTAAAACCTGGAATTACAACAAGAGAAATTGACAGAATTATTGACGAATACATTAGAAGCTGTGGAGCAAGACCTGCTTGCATTGGAGTTGAAGGGATTTATGGTCCTTTTCCAGCTGCAACTTGTATTTCTGTAAATGAAGAAGTTGTTCATGGAGTTCCTGGAGATAGGGTTATTAAAGAAGGAGACATTGTAAGCCTTGATACTGTAACAGAATTAGATGGTTACTATGGAGATTCTGCTAAGACTTTTGCTATAGGTATTATTGATGATGAAAGCAGAAAACTTTTAGAAATTACAGAAAAAGCAAGAGAAATTGGTATTCAAACTGCTGTTGCTGGAAATAGATTAGGTGATGTAGGTCATGCTATTCAAACTTTTGTTGAACAAAATAATTTTTCTGTTGTAAGAGATTTTGCAGGACATGGAGTTGGACTAGCCTTACATGAAGAACCTATGATACCAAACTATGGTAGAAAAGGTAGAGGTCTAAAAATAGAAAATGGAATGGTTTTAGCAATTGAACCTATGGTAAACACTGGAACTTATAAGATAGCAATGTTACCTGATGGATGGACTATTGTTACAAGAGATGGAAAAAGATCAGCTCATTTCGAACATAGTATAGCTATTATTGATGGTAAGCCAGTTATTTTAAGTGAATTAGATTAAAAAAATTAGGAGTTGCTACACTTATGTGACAACTCCTTTAATTTTATTTAAATCTTTTTAATCTTAGAGCATTAGTTACTACTGAGACAGAGCTCAATCCCATAGCAAGTCCTGCTAACATTGGATTTAATAAATGACCTGTAAATAAATATAATAAACCTCCTGCTATTGGAATACCACAACTATTATAGAAAAATGCCCAGAATAAATTTTCTTTTATATTTTTTATAGTTGCTTTACTCAATCTTATAGCAGTTAAAATAGTTTCTATATCTTTGGACATTAAAACTATATCAGCACTTTCTATTGCAATATCAGTTCCACTTCCTATTGCCATTCCAACATCTGCCTGAGCAAGTGCTGGAGAGTCATTTACTCCATCTCCAACCATAACTACTTTTCTACCTTGTTCTTGTAAATCTTTAACTTTTTTATACTTATCTTCAGGAGAAACTTCTGCAATAACATCATCTATACCTAACTTTTTAGCAATAACTTTCGCTGTTCTTTCATTGTCACCTGTAAGCATATAAGTTTTTATATTTTCTTTTTTTAATTTTTCAATAAGTTTTATACTTTCATTTCTAACAACATCTGCAAGTGTTATAAAAGCTATTAATTTTTCTTCATCAGCCAATAGTATAGTTGTTTTTCCTTCTAGTTCATATCTATGAATTTCTTCTTCATATAAATTATTTATTCCATTCTCAAGTAATAATTTTTTATTTCCTAATAAATATTTTTTTTCTTCTATTTCCCCTATAACTCCCCTACCTGATATAGATAGGAATTTCTTTACATCATAAAGCTCTACATTTTTTTCTTTTGCTTCATCATATACTGCCTTTCCTAAAGGGTGTTCTGAGTTTACTTCCATAGAAGCTGCTATTTTCAATATTTCATCTTTAGATAAAGTGTTGCCTATACTTATAATATCTATGACTTTTGGTGTACCTTCTGTCAAAGTACCTGTTTTATCAAAAACAATAGTATCAATTTCATTTAATTTTTCTAAAGCTTCTCCAGATTTGATTAAAATACCTAGTTCTGCTCCTTTTCCTGTTCCTACCATTATTGCAGTAGGAGTTGCCAGTCCCAATGAACAAGGACAGGCAATAATTAAAATTGATATAAAGATAGTCAATACAAATTCAAAATGATTTTGACTAACTGATACTACATTATATTTTATTAAAAACCACCAAAGTAAAGCTGCAAAAACTGCAATAAAAATAACAGTAGGAACAAATATCAATGAAACTTTATCTGCAAGTCTTGCTATTGGTGCTTTTGTCATTTGAGCATCTTCAACTAACTTTGCAATCTTTGAAATCAGAGTTTCCCCTTCAGTTGCATTTACAACAACTTTTAAAGCTCCATCTTTATTTATACTTCCACTATATACCTTATCATTTTCAAGTTTTTCAACAGGAATACTTTCACCTGTTATCATAGCTTCATCTATAGTAGAATGACCTTCAATTATTATCCCATCAACTGGAATTTTTTCTCCAGGTTTAATAAAAACTATATCACCTTTTGAAACTTCATTTATGTCTATTTCAACTATTTCACCATTTCTAATAATATTAGCTTTTTTAGCTTGAAAATTTACTAATTTTTTTATTGCTGCTGAAGCTTTTCCTTTACTTAAAGTTTCCAAATATTTTCCTAACATAACAAATGCTATTATCATAGCTGCTGACTCATAGTACAAAGAATGCATTAAATGTATGTTATTGTCAGCAAATATTTTATAACTTATATACAGACTATATATAAAAGCTGAACTTGTTCCAACAGCTACTAAACTATCCATATTAGGACTTAACATAAACAGTTGTCTGAAACCGACTTTATAAAATCTTTTTCCAATTATCATAACAGTTACAGCTATAATAAACTGTATAGCTACATAATTAAATATATGATCAACAGGATAAATTATATTAGGTACTGGTAATCCAAACATATGGCTCATTGAAATATACATAAGTATTAAAGATAAAACTATAGCAATTTTTGATTTAGTTAATTCCGATTTTAACTTTTTTTCTGCTCTAAGAGCTTCTTCTTTATCTTTTAAATCCTCTCTTCTTTTTGGAGTATAACCAAGCTTTTCAATTATTTTCATAATTTCACTAGCTTTTATTTCTTTTTCGTCATATTCTATGTCAGCCATATTATTTGAAATATTGACAAGAGCTTTTTCTACTCCATCAGTTCTTGATAATTTTCTTTCTATCTTTGCAACACAGGCTTGACAACTGATACCATCAATTTTTAATTCTAATTTCTTATTATCCTTTTCTTGTCTATCATCAAGCTCTGTTCCTAATTTTATATCATTTCCCATCATACTCACCTTATTTTCCTTTTAAAAAGAGAAACTAAACTAAATCATATCCTGCATCATCTAGTTTTTCTCTTATTTCATTTAATACACTATCATTTTCTGCTTCTACTTCTGCTGAACCAATTTTAACATCTATTACTTTTACTCCACTTATTCCTTCAAGTGCTTCTCTAACAGATTTTATACAATGTTCACAACCCATACCATCAATTTTTAAATTTAATTTCATATTTATCACTCCTTTTTAATTATCGATTGAATTCTTATTCAACTATTATTATACTCCTATATTTCTCTTTGTCAATTATTTTTTACTAAATTAATAAACTATATTTTAACATAATATTTTCTTTGCTACTATTCTAAGTTTTATTTTATAAAAAATTCTTTATATAATAGGATAAAGTTTATTCTGTATTTTTATCTCTATGTGATATAATATTAAAGTATAATGAAATTAAAAAAATTTAATAAGGTGATATTTTATGAAAAGAGCTGTACTTTTAGATGTAAGTGCAATAATGTATAGAGCATATTTTGCAAATATGAATTTCAGAACTAAAAATGAACCAACAGGAGCTGT encodes:
- a CDS encoding Rrf2 family transcriptional regulator, giving the protein MKLKNEIEYVFRILNYLSLQDKDRIVTSTEIAENENIPHLFSIRVLKKMEKKGLLKIFKGANGGYKLNKDPKDITLRDAVETIEDEIIIKDRSCVVGQTSCSVIFSALEEVENNFLNNLDKVNFKELTCPHVDLKIDDEIK
- a CDS encoding adenylate kinase; this encodes MNLVLFGAPGAGKGTQAKFIVDKYGIPQISTGDILRVAVANQTKLGLEAKKFMDAGQLVPDEVVNGLVEERLAEKDCEKGFIMDGFPRTVVQAKALDEILTRLGKQIEKVIALNVPDADIIERITGRRTSKVTGKIYHIKFNPPVDEKEEDLVQRADDTEEVVVKRLETYHNQTAPVLDYYKGQNKVTEIDGTKKLEDITQDIYKILG
- the uvrC gene encoding excinuclease ABC subunit UvrC, which codes for MDIGKLNIPESPGVYLMKKNNKVIYVGKAKNLKNRVSSYFNRVHESEKTNELVKNIEDIEFFLTNTEIDALLLENNLIKKYSPKYNILLKDEKTYPFIKISKEDFPSIKIVRTTKALDIKTGEYFGPYPYGAWRLKAVLMKLFKIRDCNRDMKKKSQRPCLKYYMKSCTGPCVYKDIKEDYNKDIESLKQVLKGNSSKLINDLSILMNKSAEEMDFEKSIIYREQIKELKNIANSQIIQYERELDEDIFVFKTILDKAFICVLNMRDGKILGKTSTSLDLKNKITDNIFEAIFMSYYSKHILPKSLVLDAEYENELAIVVKALSIEDSKKKEFHFPKIKSRRKDLLDMAYKNLERDIENYFSKKDTIEKGIKDLHDILDLKRFPRKIECFDISNIQGKDAVASMSVSIEGRAAKKEYRKFKIRCKDTPDDFSMMREVIERRYSKLADIDFPDVILIDGGLGQINAAAEILKKLGKLHLSELLSLAERNEEIYKYGESEPYVLSKDMEALKIFQRVRDEAHRFGVTYHRKLRSKRIISSELDKIEGIGEVRRKKLLTKFGSVTAIKRASIEELKEIVPEKVALEIKNHIK
- a CDS encoding PP2C family protein-serine/threonine phosphatase, with protein sequence MIVAFYMIIAFLIFTFFTYIYIKKLVNHYINEELKIVSGLNNKERLNDLPDNIKTEYTQTLEKIIKQENELNNSIDELRVYRNELDVTYNTLVSKSSQLEYTNSLLEKRVRNLSNLNHISRVALSMFNIDKIVETLADAYFVLTATSRISIYLWEGESLVNKKIKGSIDYTESISYPMNLLTKFTNEDFSKIYSDLSRKITILNDEKVIITPLKVKERQLGVIFLVQNKDQLLEINNEMVSALGIQASIAIDNAMSYAELLEKERISQELELASSIQKQILPKDFERIRGIDMATYFSPAKEIGGDYYDLALKDNILSITIADVSGKGVPASFLMALSRSMLKTINYVSNFSPAEELNLFNKIVYPDITEDMFITVMNTELNLNSSIFTYSSAGHSPLVIYRKESDSVELYGTKGVAVGFIENYSYKESSFELKNGDIVIFYTDGIIECENKKRELFGIERLLDVVYKNKNLSSKEIKRKILEAIEDFRKDYEQNDDITFVILKSVKK
- a CDS encoding DUF1385 domain-containing protein; amino-acid sequence: MSNNNRPSIGGQAVIEGVMMRGTDCLATAVRRPSGEIVYKKTKIIGKNSNFAKKPFIRGVLMLFESLVIGVKELTFSANQAGEEDEKLSHKEAVFTTLFSLALGIGIFIVLPSLVGGFAFPENKMYANLTEAILRLIIFIGYIWGISFSKEVGRVFEYHGAEHKSIYTYENGLELTPENAKKFTTLHPRCGTSFLFIVMFIAIIVFSVIDYALPIPTNLFSKFLLKVVVRIVLMPVIASLSYELQKYSSCHLNNPLIKLISLPGLALQKITTREPDLDELEVAIVAIKASLGEEVNNATEVFE
- the rapZ gene encoding RNase adapter RapZ gives rise to the protein MKTKHIIIVTGLSGAGKTTALNILEDMNYYTIDNLPLGLEKSLLDTEIEKLAVGIDIRTFKNTKDFFKFINFIKESGVKMDIIFIEAHEAIILGRYTLSRRAHPLKELTLLRSILKEKKILFPIREIADLIIDTTEIKNVELEKRFKKFLSGKDELNIDINMNIHIQSFGYKYGIPTDSDLMFDVRFIPNPYYIEKLRDMNGYDEEVKDYVLSQKESKDFYSKLLPLIEFLIPQYIKEGKKHLTISIGCSGGQHRSVTFVNKLAEDLKDSKVLSHINIYASHREKELGHW
- a CDS encoding ABC-F family ATP-binding cassette domain-containing protein; this translates as MIATASLGMRFSGRKLFEDVNLKFTPGNCYGVIGANGAGKSTFVKILSGELEATEGEVIFDKNKRMSVLKQDHFQYEEEEVLNVVLMGNKKLWDIMVEKNAIYAKTDFTDEDGLRAAELEGEFAELNGWDAETEAETLLMGLKIGADLHHKLMKELTEPEKVKVLLAQALFGEPDVLLLDEPTNGLDVKAISWLENFIMGLENSTVIVVSHDRHFLNKVCTHITDIDYGKIKMYVGNYDFWYESNELMKTLINNKNKKLEQKRQELQEFIARFSANASKSKQATSRKKQLEKLQLEDMQMSNRKYPFVEFKPEREAGNNLLKVENLSKTIEGVKVLDNVSFTIETGDKVVFLAKNDLVKTTLLSILAGEIEPDSGSYTWGVTTSQAYMPRDNSQYFNNTDVNLIEWLRPYSPDEHEAFIRGFLGRMLFSGDETLKKVSVLSGGEKVRCMLSKLMLSGANVLLFDNPSNHLDLESITSLNKALIKFKGTILFGAHDHEFIQTVANRIIEITPKGIVDKVTTYDEYLEDETIQARLEEMYAE